TATGGGCGAAATGTGTCGGCAATTTTTATTGGACATTTTAAAAAGGCGAGTAAGATGTTCCTCCtaatgttgttgctgctggctccTGGGAATACGGAATATAAGGAACTGCGGCAAAAGTAGCTGCTGGAAAGGGGGGTAACGGGAGGTTGGAAAACCCTGGCCGCACACATTTTCCGCGGCAGCTGCTCCCTGAGAAATTTTCCCCACTTGATTTCGTGCGTAGTTAGTAAGGAAGTCGCGTTCATTCGTTCGCAGCTCTAACGAGCCCCGGCGAATATTTATGATCAGCCTGGGCTCACGCCCCCTCTCCTACCCCATTTCTTCTTCATCCCCTCCCCCAACGATGCcccgaaaaacaacaacaagctgAGGAAGATGGTCCAGCTAAAAGTTTACCCAACTgcttttttggcattttcagcggttttgcattaatttaaatttcgaatGCAAATGAGCCAATTTCACTGAGTGCCGAGTAGTGAAAATTGCTCTTGCAACCCTTCAAAACGTGTAGACAAATTGCAAGAAGCCTAACAGGATATGGACTCTATGGATAGATCCCCCTTTTGTATCATCCTCTGACTTCTGAGAGTGTGAATTGTGACGCGACAAAATGATTTAGTTTCCCGTCACTTAATTTAATCGCGGAGCTTGTCTGcccgaatatttttaaaagcatatatattttaccgCCCTTGAAAATCTGCAACCCATGGCACGTTgtaatggaaattaattaggCAAGTTCTCCGTTTGTCGGCTCCCCTGACAATGCCTGCGATGACTGTGTAAATTGCCTTCTctatatcatttttaatttagtgGGCGCCCCCTCTTTGGGacacattatttaatttatatcggCGATGTGTGAATTAACGAGCCAAAGTCACCATGAGTTTATGGGTTTGTGGGAGTTATGGGAGTGGTTAACGTTTTGAAGTAATGTTTTGGGGttgtcatttttgtattatttgttCTTCCTGGGTCATAAAACTATTGTTGCAGCATATTATTAATGGTGTAAAAATCCAACTAAACAAGGTAAGATGtcgtgacgatcgcacctatAGAATATGTAAGTTTTTATATAACTTCcaagttttttggttttcattttcttgAACATTCCATCTTACCAGTCAAGAAGAAGACAAATAAAgtgttcattttaaaattttcggtagtgacgttaaatttaaatacttgtaaaaatcacatttatgcaaaaaaaaacaggttaAAGTCCCCATAGTGCTGTGATAGCAAAAACATTGAGTAAGTGAAACAAGGTCTCCAAAAAGtatactaatatttttttataataataaatcagaTTACCTagcaataaacaaattgtattaatcatttttaacaaatgtatacaaaataaatatattaaataattttattaatactaacacagtaattaaaattaaccctTGGGAACAAACTTTTATattaattcaacaaaattcttTTAGTGTTTCCTTGTAGTATAATTTATCAGCTTTCTTTTCGGTATCCCGCTTTTGACAAATTCGCAAATTATTTGAATACTTGAGGGAACTTTTGCAAAAACCAAATAGTTACGCACAAGAAACCCTTCTTGGCTCCCTAAATCAACAAAACTCGGAGACCACAAGCTGAGCTGAGCTCGGAAAAGCTAAAGTCAGCTGAGACAGAGACGGAGTTGAGAAAGGAAAAACTATTGGCGTCATCGTGTTGTCGTTGGCGAGGCATTCATCTTCCTCGCGCCGGAAGCACCAGTGGAAAACTCAGCAGCAGTGAAAAACTTGGGTGCAGCAAAAGGAAAATCAGCAGAAGAACCAATAGAGAACacggaaaataaatatggcTATGCAACAAACACTTTTGTCattttccttaatttaaaaaaaaaaaaatatatatataaatttatttaatataataaccCTACTAAaacatttctaaaattatGAACATATATTGGTAAAAAGATAATGTAACATTTTCTTCTCTGTTATTGTATCAGAACTAAGGGCAACAGTGGACACAGATTCTCAGACAAGGATGTTTTTCTGCCgccttgaaatttaaataaaaaactaatatcTCATTTCGTTGCAGTTGCGGCTTGTTTGCAGATTGAATGGAGTACTTCCGACATCCGGTTGCACTCTTTTTGCCAAAGCTGCACTTTCGTCTTGAGAGATGCAACGGCAGTGGCTGCGAAAAACTTGACTAACCAATCTTCTCCTTCAGCTGCTATGTCTTGGTTACTTTGACTCACATGTGACCCGGCCAAGTTTCCACCATTCCTCAACTTTTTGTGTGCAGTTTTTGCCGCTCTTCCTGCTCGGCAAACAGTGGGGAAAAGCGCAGTTTGCAACTGAGATGGGATGGACGATACACAAAGGCCCGCAGAATTCGCCTTGAAGGCTCTGACCGAACCGCAGACACTTTGTCTGGCTCCCGGCCATAAATCTAAAGCCCGCGTCCTGTCCTCCTCTATTCTCCCCGAATGTCctgcttctttttcttcctGCTGCCGCTGGAGTGGAGGATatagaaaatgaaataatttttgaaacatCAAAGTGTTGCGAGTTTACAGCACACCAGCTGAGAGTAATGACTTTGTATCTGCTGCTACTTTGGGGGCTTCAAGAGCTGAAGGGTGTTAAAGAATTAAAGCTGAATCCTGGCGGAAGTGTATTAGCAGACGAAACGGAAACGTATTTACTGATCGCATATCCCATCCTCCACTGGTCAACACCTTCGCCCCTCGCCAAAACCAGCTTCCCATCCCCTCCGTCCGGCAGCTGGCGCCTGGTATCCTTCGCATCCTTCGTATCCTTGGCCCGGGGCCATGGACATGGCGCAGGATGCGCTCTTAATTTATGGCATCGAACTTTTATTGGGCAAATTTCGGTTCATCTCCATGCGTGTATTAAGACTAATGGCCGAGAGCTGCCGGAAGTTCTTCATTGACAAAGACAGTAACGGAGGATATTCCGAAGACAACATCTTTGGcttatttatttgcctttgcctGTGGAAAAATACTGCAGAAATGCTACCACattgcatatttttaggcaTTCGACAAAACTAAATGTCTGATCGCAGCATTGTCTGCCAAACCCGCccattttatatttacatcaTAACTATATCTTACTGAAAAATCTAAAgaaatttattgtaaattcgacatttttttaatattacttacttattattgtttaatttcttttcctcaaaatgtaaaaaaaaatattttaaaaacataacaaGTATggaagaattttatttctttataaaaaaacggcaaactttttaaagtaaaactttatcattaaagtttacatatgtatttaaaaagaaaaaacaaaaaatttaatgcatTTAAATGTAGGTATTCATTAAATATCGTATTTTAACAATTATGCAACTTCATTAAGTTCATGCATTTGTCATCATAAAGTTttcgaaaatttaaaatggcaaACGGAATGGCTAGCCAAGCGGATAAACACTCGCAtcagattttaataaaaacgatTCGACTTGTGAAGCTCCTCTGATTTTCACCGCCATAAGATAGGttactattaaataaatattattaagtatGAATTTCAGCactgaaaaacaatttttcagagcgcattattaaaaaatgtatcttcAAGACTCAAAgactttaataaataaattacgcaataaatttatattattttgggAATTAAAGCAATacgattaaaaatttgaaaaataagaagTACAAAAACAttggaaaaaatgtataaattgaTACGTATTTGTCTTCAATATGAAATTCAGATTTAATCGTAAACTTGACaacattttttctcagtgcctgACCCTAAATAGAAAGAGCACAAAAGGTCGAGAGGATCGGTGCATATAgtgcactcatagaaatttttaccctaaatcgccctaaaaaactgacttttcgcccgtggatttagaaaatcgcccataaatcgtatccgctggcgattcgcccgtgtatttagaaaaattttctaaaaaatcccgatgcaaatttggtttaatttagggtgatttttcttgaaataagaaatattttcctgtttttagggtgatttgccctaattttaaggtgtatttttctaaaattaagggcgaattttctgtttttataggcgaatgccctaaaaaattagacaaattaaaaaaaaatcgtgtttgagcatgcttaactgaatttgggaagcatgtttttttttaatcgtctatattctgggaactgggactgctttaattaaacaacaccggcggaggacacagtttcatattattgtattggtgtgtagcttatatgggagccgcgttaagaggggggcccgatctatacagcacagccgttagaactgaaaaatcatgtttgtaaatgaattagggaaataaatatgaggagaaaaaacaacttactttttttggtcattgcgagaatcgaacccacgacctctcggtttagagtctaacgttctaccgctgcaccacagacccctcgcgcaagacgacgaacaaactctgcacacatcttattttcttgaggtctacgttataatatgactaaaggcaactaaaccgtatattttttttcctgacgactgtgtCAATtaggctcagatgacacattcaatttttagccTCAATTTATTGTGACAATTTTTCGTTTGTGTGAGTTTAAAGAAGTGCAAGCGGGTCAGGATTAATATGATATCGTGCCTTTATAATTGGTGTTAGTGGtagagcagccaaaaatatttgattctttCTCGCGCTCGTACAAAGTCCCATTAAGGAAAAATTGCTACAATAAATTgacgttaaaaattgaatgtgtcgTCTGAgccttagggccgttttcttgcccgcaaacacaaagtatgcttttaactcagaactctcatacgtttttaaggtttaaagactactataatttaaaattcggacgaaaaaatgtcctcagtattataatgtttacaaaaaaaaaaaataaataaaaatcaagttgaatcacacagggttcgaacccacaaccccacgaccttagtcctcatatagcaaagttgaaagcgcaagtgattagaccgctgggctaccgaatttcacacttttggagtgatttttaaggcgaatcgcccttgtatttagaaaaattttagaaaaaaaattagggcaattcgccgttggatttagaaaaggtcaaaacgaagcaaatcgaaaaaaatcgccctaaatattagaaaaatagaaaaattaaccctaaaaatatttttttatggtcacctgccttaaatttatggcaaatttgtcgtaaaaatagaaaatttttctcagttcaaaggcgaaaaattttttagggtgattttctaaaatgtagaaaattatttttatgagtgtgtcCGCTTGGTGTTGGCGTTGCAAGTGCGTTTATGGTTTGATGATTTACAGTTACGCCCATAAATATTCGCACGGCCAGTGTGCACATTATTCGCGATTTATGCCGTTTCGTTCATAACTCATGCAACAGCAcatgtaaaatttatgcaattattaatttaacacGCCTGCAACACTGCCACGCCTGCACCCACGCGACTCCACCCACAAAACCCCGCCCTTCATCGCTCTTATTTGAATCGGATTCCATTCCGGCGGGTTTATCAGTGGGCACGGAACTAATATAGATCTAATCTGAGCCTGCTAAACGTTTCGCGGGTAAAAACCGGACAGAACGTAGCAGCTGGGAACAGCCAATTCGTAAGGGAGGCGTTcaggaaaaataaagaaataataggacTCAGTGATGCAAAATTACTATCGTTCAGTAATGTACCAacacaatataaaaaaaaatgttccttttaaaaatataaaagctgttattaaatcattaaatCAATGACAATTATTTCTTCATCCAATGttaaattcaatatttaataaaaaatattttatttgtctgGTATCACCTAAaggtcaataaaaataaaaaattggtacCTAAACACAGCGAACACTGGTACTTCCCATCTCTGGTGAGAGCTAAAGCTTTGCTCCACATCCACCCGCATTGGACCGCCATAATTTACTCGACGAGCAAAAACACTcacgaaaaataataaatgtccAATATGTTAGCCCATCCTGCCAACACATAACGAAGGCAAAAGAAAGCAACACCCAAACATACAGCCTGCACAAAATCGACATCAGTgacagcagcagtagcaacaactaaaacaaaaagacaaCAAAGCTCAGAGACTGAACAATTGAAATACCCCGGAAAaggcatttttatattttccaaagTTTAAGAATTATGCTTTTCAAGTGAtagattttatgaaaattcacATGCAGAAGCATAAGAatgtgttaaaaataatatatttatggatattttaaaatccttttaaTAGGAAACAAATTGTTACCgaaaattagaatttaaaaatgctgAAGGTCATTAATTATACACTTAAATtaccttaaaaaatgtttttttttatttacagcaATGTGAAAATATGGAATAATACCCTCTTTTAGGGTGCGCCATAAACCATGTTTATTCGGCATGTGTGAAGCCAAGGTTAAAAAGAAGGGATGTGGGCTGCCTCCGAGGGGGAGAATGTGGGTGGAGTGGGCAGAAGCTGGGGCCACCTGCTAGGCTCGAGTGCACGGAGTGAAGTTCCATTGCGAACATGGGCAACATGTCGCTCCATTAATTTGCCATAAAACAGAAGTGgactaaaatttgtttgtcgtTGTTATTGTCCgaggaaaaaattacaaatggtTCAGTTCCAGAAGAACCAAAAGATCCTGGATGTGGGTGGATGTGAACTAGTTGTGGGGTCAAAGTTAGGGTCTGCTTATTTATGGCGCAACCACTTTTGATGTTCTGTTAAATGTCCGCAATGACACATTGAGGACATCCCCTATTTGTAGGAAAGTACAGGCCTGACATAGAAGGACATTAGCGGGGTGTTTTGATCTGCTACTCAGTTCTAAACGGACCAGCCAGGACTTGAAAGCTATAAGCTGCTGATATATTTCCTAGAAGGGAACAAATTTGTACTattgaacattttgtttaatattacttatacGCCGAGTGGGCCGGAAaaaatgggaattttttttacatcattaaaatcatagaaaaatattaaatattaattagacTTATGCCTTTAACgtaatgttaaaatatttatagaagcATTATTCATACGACTAGTTACCGTTAATCATGGTTTTTTTTGCCttgcaattaaatattacatgaTAATCAAAATCTAGAATAAAGCGAACTTAGAAATGGTATTACTCTGTTACGTATCAAAGTAATAATGACAATAGTCtctggtttttatattttgtttgtgttATAATTTTATCTATATGAGGAAACCCGTCATCACCATATTGAGAtgattttccttctttttttggcataaagttTAAAGTCTAAACATATTTTGTTACGTATTCTTGGAAGCCCTCTAAAATCAGCTAAACGAACTAGATTGGGAGTGCCTTGATTTTTCTGAAACACAGCAAAAGTCTCGTTATTTAGGattccttttatttaaattatgataAATATTAGTCAAGGTATGTACAATACAGTTTAAAAAATGtgctcaaactttaaatgcttTCGCCTAGTGCTGTACCTAGATGTTTTTAACCATATTGTATGATTGAGTAGCCTACAAATATTTGTGACTCGCGGTAGTAGTATGCGTTATTCCGCAATTACATCGTTACTTTTTcggttttaagaaaaattgttgATAAACGCCTTGTCAACTATTTTGCTTCTGCATCATTAATTAAACAAGCATTGATAGATGATAAATCAGTCTTAATggcgtttattttaaattaaaaatccataTGTTCAATACTAATCCCAATGTGCTTATGAACTACGGAGATAGCCTATCAATAGATGTATGCTCGCTAGAGACGTCTAATGCTCAAAAATAACAGAAATTCAAACGCGAAAATCAACTAACTAAaacgttaataaaaaaatcatttaacgtTCTAAAATTTGACCTGCTAAGCTATCTATCTTAATTTTGAAAGTGGTTTCTGATTATAGCATTGCACAATTTTAGTATACCCTTTACTACActgcaataaaaatgtaaacaatcaTATCGGAACAGCTGTGTTCAAGTGTTGGTGATAATGTTGATAGCATTTGACCACAATTGAGGGTGGGTGTGGTGTCGATTAGTTTCCTATCGCTATCAGTGTCACCTACGTCACAGAGACTATTAACTGATAGTCGCGAAATGAGAGGTCCACTAATGtaagctttaaaatatttgaatcagTTGCGAATCGGCTTTTCAAGCGTCTGGTTGTTAGTGCGCACACTAAATTCGCTCGAAGCATAGAAATGGCCAAGGATAATCTTACGGCAGTGCTGCATGGCATTGAGGACATGCGATTGGAACAACGTCCTATTCCAGAGATAGCCGATGATGGTAAGTAATAtgtaaattagaaataattaaaataatttatggaCTACTAGAGGTTTGGCTGCTAATATTGAATTTGTATTACAATGTAGCAAGATTTCTATGCGCACCCAGCTATACGTTTAGTTCAACCCCTTGTTGTTTATTGATAGTATTTCTTATCAGCTTCATGACCCACTGCCTCATACAACACGTTTCAAGGTTAAATTTACATGAAATAATCTTAAACTGATATGAGCCTGAAAGTTATACATCCTCATAtttaacgaggacggaagctaacttcggcaagccgaagttttaatatccttgcagatttcacgaatgaaaacttgactaaaatagcaacatgaattaataaacaacaaaatattctataattgaaaaaaataaaaattaaaaatttttcaccctattgttcctatgggagctatatgatatagacgtccgatcggcacgcgcttttaccctgatcaaggtacgcacaaaaaaatacgatttggaaagtttcatgggaatagcttatattcaacgcgaaatatcctgaaaaacgacaaattttgaccgatttcaccctattgttcctatgggagctataagatatagacgtccgatcggcacgcgcttttaccctgatcaaggtacgcacaaaaaaatacgatttggaaagattcttgtcaatagctcttacactgagcgaaatatcttcattttgtgaaatctatatccgattgttcctatgggagctataggatatagacgtccgatcgggtcggctttcaaacttgatctgcgtacacatgttttaggacgactgtgaaagtttcaaggcgctagcttttaaactgagctcgcaaacggtattgaaacagacatacagacggacagacggacagacggaaatggctatatcgactcccctattgatcctgatcaagaatatatatactttatggggtcggaaacgtctccttcactgcgttacaaacttctgaccaaaattataataccctctgcaagggtataaaaaagttataaatattCTGACAAttgaatggaatttttttatggaatcaATACTGTACTTAATGGCTTTTCTCCTGTTTAGAGGTTCTCCTGGCCATGGATAGTGTCGGCATTTGCGGCTCTGATGTGCACTACCTTGCTCACGGACGAATTGGTGACTTTGTGCTCACCAAACCGATGATCATTGGCCACGAATCCGCTGGAGTGGTGACCAAGTTGGGCAAGAAGGTGACCAACTTGAAGGTTGGCGACCGTGTGGCCATCGAACCGGGAGTACCCTGTCGGTACTGCGACCACTGCAAGGAGGGCAAGTACAACCTTTGCCCCGGCATGGTCTtctgtgccacgcccccctacGATGGCAATCTCACCCGCTACTACAAGCATGCAGCGGACTTTTGCTTCAAGCTACCCGACCACGTCACCATGGAAGAGGGCGCCTTGCTCGAGCCTCTATCAGTGGGCGTGCACGCCTGCAAGCGGGCAGAGGTCACCTTGGGCTCCAAAGTTCTCATCCTGGGAGCAGGACCAATCGGCCTGGTCACTCTTATGGTATGTTAtcctaaataaacaaaatatattggcCTTTTTCCATAGAAAAATAGTAACTTGGATTAAAAgtctaaataattaattttgtttttaaataatttaataatttatagttCGTTGAAATACTCGCTAAGAACTTCCCGAAAGAAGATCAGGGCTACCCGACAATAACGGAATTATTTTAGTTCGAAGGCTTTTTAGGaccaagaaaatataaaatcgacacaaatatataattttataatcataattatatattttttataataatcacAAATTAAATGATGATTTCTTATTTAGAATTAGATATATGACCGCAAATATAAGTAAACGTATGGTCCTTTAAAACAATCAGTACGCGAAACATAAGCTTGCTTTGAGAGGCATCTTATCCGCTTAACCAATACTTTAAATACAACTATTTCCATTAATTGAATAGatacatattaaaaatatttttcaaaattcgaaattaagATCATAAATTCCTTTCCACCTTGCAGGCTGCTCAAGCCATGGGTGCCTCTGAGATCCTGATCACGGATCTGCTGCAGCAGCGCCTGGACGTGGCCAAGGAGCTGGGCGCCACCCACACGCTCCTGCTGAAGCGGGAACAGACCGCCGAGGAGACGGCGGAGCTCGTCCGCCAAATCATGGGCGGTCAGCCGGACAAGGCGGTCGATTGCTGTGGTGCGGAGAGCAGTGCCCGCTTGGCCATCTTTGTATGTTATCTTCCAAGGTCAAGCTTAATTGGTAAAGCTAAATTTCCGACTCTTTTGCAGGCCACTCGTTCCGGTGGAATAGTCGTGGTGGTGGGCATGGGAGCTGCTGAAGTCAAGTTGCCTCTGATCAATGCTCTGGCCCGCGAAGTGGATATCCGTGGTGTCTTCCGATACTGCAACGAGTAGGTGTGGAATTCATAAAAGAGGTTCTTTGATTAAACTCCAATGATTTTAGCTATGCCGCTGCCCTGGCCTTCGTGGCTTCTGGAAAAGTCAATGT
This portion of the Drosophila takahashii strain IR98-3 E-12201 chromosome 3R, DtakHiC1v2, whole genome shotgun sequence genome encodes:
- the Sodh1 gene encoding sorbitol dehydrogenase; protein product: MAKDNLTAVLHGIEDMRLEQRPIPEIADDEVLLAMDSVGICGSDVHYLAHGRIGDFVLTKPMIIGHESAGVVTKLGKKVTNLKVGDRVAIEPGVPCRYCDHCKEGKYNLCPGMVFCATPPYDGNLTRYYKHAADFCFKLPDHVTMEEGALLEPLSVGVHACKRAEVTLGSKVLILGAGPIGLVTLMAAQAMGASEILITDLLQQRLDVAKELGATHTLLLKREQTAEETAELVRQIMGGQPDKAVDCCGAESSARLAIFATRSGGIVVVVGMGAAEVKLPLINALAREVDIRGVFRYCNDYAAALAFVASGKVNVKRLVTHHFDIKDTAKAFETSRKGLGGAIKVMIHVQPRDTNNPRKF